Within the Candidatus Reidiella endopervernicosa genome, the region ATATCGAGTACCGTGCCCAGCATCCGTAGCGCCAGGCCAGCGCTATCCCGATAGACCACACCCCGTTCGTGCACCATGCGCACCTGCCCATCGGGCTGGAGAATACGATGGTCGATACTGTAATCTGCCGTACCCGCCACAGCAGCCTCAACGGCGGCGACCACCTCATCACGATCATCGGGGTGTACCGACTCGAGAAATAGCTCGTAGCTCGGCTCAATCTGCTCTGCATCCACGCCAAACATACGGAAAATCTCATCCGACCAACGCAGCGCACCGGTAGGAACGATCCACTCCCAGTGACCAAGGCGAGAGATCTTTTGTGCCTCGGAGAGCAACTCACTCTTCTCGCGTAGTTCGCGCGTCCGAAGTTCGACGGCTCGCTCCAACGTGTCGCGTGCATTCTGCAGATCCTGTTCGATCTCGATCCGCTCATCGATCTCATGAAGTAGCACACGTCGATCAGAAGAGATGCGGCGCAACACATAGATGGCAATGGCCAGAATCATCACCAGCACACCGCCGCCCAACCAAACCACGTTTTCTCGCCAACCGTGCTGCACCTGCTGAGCATCTTGAGACTGCTTAGAGACCAGCCCGGTGTAATAATCGACCAATAGGTCGCTCTGTGCCATCACCCGCTCTTGCAGCGGCATCACCTGCTCCAACAGTAGCTGGGTCGCGGCTGCCTGCTCACCCTTTCTAGCCAGCTCAACCGCAGTCTCAATAATCGGTGTCCCCTCAACCGTCAGCGCACGTAACCTGACTAACCTACGATGCTCATCATCATGCTCAATATGCGACTCAAGCTCACGCCGCTTCAACACGTAACGATTACCAAGATTGAGAAAATCGATATAGAGCTCTTCAACCCTGAATGGGTCGGGTTCGATCAGCATAGTGTTGAGGGTGATCACGCGCTCACGAACAATATTGCGCAGGTCGTGTACGCGTCTCACCTTATTATTATGGGTATCGACAATTAGTTCGATGCGCTCTTGCAGCTCATCTGCGTGGTAGAAATCGAGTAGGAACTCGGCGGCGACCAGTACGACGATAATCGTAAAACCGAGCAATAGATGCCGCATGGGATGACGCAGAGACATGAAACCTCAAAACAAAGTAAAAGTGCTAGATCAGATACTACCGCGAGTCATCGAAATTCTACCGTACAATCTGCGCTGATATCTGACGCAGGACTTACTTAACTTTCAGCGCCTGCAGTGCCCGTACGGCATCACTCTGCCCACCACGAGCCGCCTGTGAAAACCAGCGATGCGCTACGCCAAAGTCAGGCTCAACACCCAGGCCATCCCGATGGATTACACCGAGCAGATAGGCCGCATCCACCACGCCCTGTTCCGCGGCACGCTCAAGCCACTCAGCCGCCGTCCGGTAACTCTGAGGCACACCAAGTCCACTGGCATAGAGGTGACCAAGATTAAACTGCGCTTCTGCCACCCCCTGCTCAGCCGCCGCCCGGTACCAGTAAAAAGCCTGCTCATGGTCTCGCCTCACACCGAAGCCATTATCAAAGGCAGCACCCAAATTGAGCTGAGCATAGGCATCGCCCGCAATAGCTTGGCGTTGGAGTTGCTCAATTTGAAATTCGGGTTCGCCACCGGCGTGGGCGAACGAAGTCAGCAACAAGCCGAGTAAGAGGAGGTAACGCATCTCAAGCGGTACGCCCACGGTTGGTGCGACGCCGCCCACGTTGAGCCATTGGTCTACGGGGATTGGGATTGGGTTTGCGTTTCGCCCTTGGTGGGGAGTCGATCTCTCGCCATTGACCTGGCGCCAGACCGTTCAGCGTCCAATCACCAATTGAGTAGCGCACCAGACGCAGGGTGGGGAAACCGACGGCTGCGGTCATACGTCGCACCTGACGATTGCGTCCTTCAGTAATGGTCAGCGCAAGCCACGAGGTAGGAATCTCCTTGCGAAAACGCACCGGTGGATTACGCGGCCAGAGCTCAGGCTCTTCGATATGTTCCGCCTTCGCCGGGCGTGTCTTGCCATCCTTCAACAGCACGCCCTGGCGCAGCTGTTCCAGCGCTGCCGCGTCGACATCGCCCTCGACCTGCACCCAGTAGCACTTCGGTTTTTTATATTTGGGATGACTGATCTCAGCCTGCAGCGGCCCATCGTCGGTCAGCAACAGCAGGCCTTCACTGTCTCGGTCGAGACGACCAGCTGGATAGACACCTTTCAGATCGACATAGTCGGCGAGCGTTTCACGCCCCTCTCTGTCGGTGAACTGGGTCAAGACGCCATAAGGTTTGTTAAGCAGAATCAGCACGGCACCGAGTTAACCACTCCGGGCCACCATGCATCAAGAGGTAGCTACCACTCGGGCACGCCTTCCATGTGGTTACGCACCCGCTCCATCCCATCGATACCACCAACTATCATCACCTCAAGTGGCGACTGGTTGTTGAAACGTTCACTCGGTGTGGTCACCCACATATCACCCAACACCGGATTGTAGGAGAACATGACAGAGAGGTACTGCTGGATCGCGATCAGATGGGTAATGCGCGCCATGCTGTCACCCTGCTCCGGCAGCGGAGTCGACTCTGTATATCGCTTCAGTGCACGCGGTTTGGTCTTCTCCGGCAGACCGAGCAGTTTGACCTGATCGGCAGGATCGACCTTCCACTCACTCAGGATACGCATCACGGTATGGGTCAGATCAACACTAATTTCTGCTGCGGTGGAAGACATGGGGAAAACCTCTTCGGGGATAGACTGACGCACCCTGCGGAGAGGATGCAATTACTGAAAAACGAGCATACCACAGTAACACCCTCAACATTTCCACGCCGATTAAGCGGAAAGCAGCAGACCAGGCAGCTCAGCAACGGAAGCGACCTCATAATCGACATGCTGTCGACGCTGCTCGACCGCCTCCGTCGTGTATGAACGCCCCAGATACTGGGTCGTCAGCACCGGGCGCATCCCCACCGCCGCCGCACCGCGGTGCTCATCGCTACCGCCATCACCGACAAACAGACACTGCGCCGCCGCCACCCCCAGCCGCTCACTGGCGAGATGGTAGATCTGTGCATCGGGCTTGGCATGGCCACTCTCACAGCTAAATAACACCGCATCGAAGTGTGGTGCCAGTGGTGACTCAGACCATGCCGCAACCTCAGCAGTAGAGGCGTTAGAGATCAGTGCCAGTGAAAGCCCGGCCCCTTAAGCCGTGCGAGGGCCGCCACGATCTCACCATCGACCTGCTTTGCGCTGACCGCCATGGATAGCGAAGCGAAGGCGGTTAGTCCCCGATAGTCGACGCCGTCTGCCTATTCGTAGTTGAGAGCGTGAGCGAACGACGGAGAAGATGCAGCAGCGGCTTTATGTCGGCGTAGAGTCACTGAGGGAGTTGTGTAGAGCCGCGAAGAAGTGATTACGCAACGTACGCAGGACGGTCGGGGCGCCGTAGGCATAAACGGTCGCGTTAGTATTTGCCGCTTGCTTGGGCTTGGATGCCCAAAACAAGCTTCCGCAAAAATAGCGACTCCCGAAGGCTGTAGTCGAAGCGGCGCTGACGCGCCGCACTCGCCTCCTCGATCAGACCCATCGGGATCTGCGGATCGAGGTGGTGGGCCATCTTCCTGATCACCTCCAGCTGGGTGGTGGTGCGACAGATATCGTGTGCACCGCTAAAACATGCACCGTTCCAGGCGCTACGATCGAGACCTAGGATATCGGCGGTATAGCCGCCAACAGATGCGGGCACACTGCCGACATCTACCAGGGTATGGAAAAGGTCGAAGCAGACCGCCTCCACCCCAGAAAACAGATTCCGATCCATTTGTGAAACACCACCTTGACTAAACGGGCCGCTATTATCGGTCGACGCAGGCGATCTCGCCAGAGCCGTCTTTGGCCCTATAATGCCCAATCGCATCTATTTGGAGCCTGGCCCTGATGTCACGAGGCCGTTTTATTCTTACCCACCTGGTCGCCACCCTGCTGCTACTGGCGACCTTTCTCGCAATCGCGCTAATCCAGTGGTATCCACACCCCTACGACGAGATCGAATCGATCCACCAACTGCTGTCGATCATTGCTCTGCTGGTCGTGGTGCTTGGACCCGGCCTCTCCTTTGTACTCTTTAAACCGGGCAAGCGCGGCCTCTGGTACGACCTGTTGCTTATCTTCGTCTTACAGAGCGGCTTCTTCACCGCAGCGATCTGGCACACCTACCGTGAACGCCCGACCCTATTGCTCTTCAGCATCGACCGCTTCATTACGCTACGCGACGATCAGTTCGATCCACGGAAGCTCGATCCGACGCTCACCCTTGCCGAGCACGGTCCCAGCCAGCTCTATGTGGCGCCACCTAGCAGCGATGCGGAACGGGCTGAGCTGGTTCAACAGTGGGCCTTCGAGGGTGGCGTCGATTTCACCTATGCAGCTGAGCGCTATCGAAACTATCACCCCCACCTGAACAGCGTGCTGGCTCGTGAGCTCGATATCGTCACCGCCGTGACCCGGCAGCCCCAGCTTGCCGCTGCCGTTGAGGAGAAACTGCAGCAGTTGGGCATGACCCTTGATCAGCTCGCCTTTCTGCCGCTCGAGAGCCGTGGCCACTTCGTCACCGCAATCATCGACCGTCACGACGGCAAACTGCTCGGCCAACTGAAACTTGATCCCTGGGATAGCGGCATAATGGATAGCGAAAATGAGTGAGGCGTGTCCCTGTGGTTCCGGTCAGCCCTATGAGCGCTGCTGCGGCCCCATTATTGAAGGTCAGCGCGAGGCAGAGAGCGCCGAGGCACTGATGCGCTCTCGCTACACCGCCTACACACGCGGCGATAGCCACTATCTACTCAAGAGCTGGCACCCCGATACACGCCCCGAGCAGCTCGACCTGACGAGCGAACCACAGCCCAGGTGGCTGGGACTTAAGATCGTGCGAACCGAAGCAGGAACCATTAATGACCAGGAGGGTCGCGTAGAATTTATTGCGCGATATAAATCATCTGGGCGCGCAGAGCGCCTCCACGAGGTAAGTCGCTTCATTAAACTAGCAGGGCAGTGGTTATACCGCGACGGCGTTCTAAACCAGCATAATTAATCATCATAATCAAAAACGGTATCTACCCCTGCGAATGGTGCTTTAAATATAAATGGTGCTGCGTTGTCAGCAATCAAGACCTCGTATCACTGACTGAAATCAATCTCCGTTCAATGCGCCCAACAGCGTCGACCTCACCTGCTCACGATGTGCGATCAATCGCTGATGCAGCGACTCGAACAGAGCTCCCTTCTCGATCAACTTGAAGTAAGAGTCACAGAACTTGGAAAAATCTTCATCGCGCCGCACAGCTTCGTGAAGCTCCTCAAGATAGATGTAATAATCGCTAGCCAGATGTTGCCTGAAAAAGACCTCCTTTTTCTTATCAGAGAGCGACCCATCCACCCTTCCACCGCCTTTGCCAATGCACAACACAGGGACACCTTCTCGCAAACTGTTCACTGAAACATGGTAGATATCGGTCACGACAAACTTGGCGCGTTTGATAACAGAGAGTCTGTTATGGAGCGCCTCCACCCCCATCGGCTTACCAAACCAGGCGAGATCGATCAGCTGCACACCTGCCAGACGAGCCAGATGTTTGGCGAAAACTTTCGACAACTGCTTGGCCCCCGAGCGACCGAATGAACAGAGCGCATAATTTTCGGGAAGCTCAGGATTCGCTTGATAGGGCAAATTTGTTACATTCTCGTAGAAGAGCGCGCAATCACAACCAAATGTCATTACTGGTTTCTGAGTTAGTTGTGAGACAAAACCTGCTGAGAAGACATCTCGCATCAACACCAGCGTCGATTCTCGATACAGAGAACTGAGTGCCTCATGATAACGACGATTCGATAACTGCTCCTCACGCAGCCCATAGATAGTCCCACCGAAGCAGACCACTCTCCTTTTTAACTCAAGCGGCGCACCTTCAAGCAGTAGCAACTTGTACCACTGATCAAGGATTTCACTATAACTTTTCTCGGGATCACGCCTTCTACTCCTTCTGTAAAAGTCGCTATTTGCATAGGTTATCCAGTGGAGAAAATCCCCCCAGAAGATAACCCTGTCGAACTCAACCAGCTGATCGACACTCTCATAGAGCTCATACCGATGCTCTCCGCCGGAATAGGTGTACTGTACAGTTTGCTCCGTACAGAAATAGGCCACCTCTACTTCACCCTCAACGCCCGACAGCACACCGCTTGTCGCCAGATCAACCGAGAGCATCCCCGGGTTAGACCTAGGCGGAAATGCGCAGACAAAAGCAACTCGCTTCACAACCAACTCACTTTTTTCCAAAATAGCACTACCTCATTCTCCCCTGGCAGATTCAACAAGCACGCCAATGCTTAGCAGCCTGCCCATAATCTCTACAACCCTCATGCGCTCTTTAGTTAATATCGGCATATAGAGCGGCCCCGCTAATAGCTGCTTCAAATTACTATTTGCGAGCACTTGGCTCTCGAATCCTTCACAACCATCTCGACCGCGCCCATCTACACCACTGGCCAATCCAAGCACAGCAGATAGCTTTGCCATAACGCGTCCAAACTCTTCATCACCTCGCGGTGCGATCATCCTGATCAAGCGCCTTAGCAGCAGATAAGAGTAAGCCTCCATCGTCTGCCCCCCCTGACAACCCCCCAATGCGACGATCAAATTCTTCTCGGCTGCACTCAGTTCTACACGCTCAGCACCCTTTTCTAATCTAACGAAAAAGGTCTCCCCATCCTTTTCAATATCCACCTCTCCCAGCTCAACCAGATTCCATGAGAGATTGAGCAGTGTCCGGTGCATGGCACTCATCTCTATTCTTGATTGATCAAGATGCTCAGCTACCGCAGTAAAGATATCCCTGTTAGCAGCGGCCATCTCATCCTGACTGATATTCTTCGTCTCCTGTCCGGATGACCAGTTGTTATAGATCGACACAGCACCGGGTGCGTAACGAAACACCGCTCCTACAGCTGCAACCAGCGAGATAGAAAGGCGGTCTTCATTAATCTTGATCTTGTGCTTAATATATTCGGGATAGACCGCCGCCATCACCTTGCGACGGGTCAGAAAACAGATCGGTGGCCGCCACTCATTAGCCAACAAGCGCAGCAGATAGTCGGAGTAGTTATCCGACTTGAAGTGGAGCGCACTGTAGCTCCCATCATCTCGCAGGAAACGCCACTCCCAGTCGCCATAGATCACATCGACGCCGACCGACACTTCAAACTGCGCCATCTGCACGGCGATCTTCTCCGGCAACAACTCATCATCGGCATCGAGCAGCTGAATAAACTCGCCCTCTGAGTGTTCAAACCCCATTACGCGTGATGGCATCGAACCCTGCTCTGTGCAGCGAACGATCTTCGACCGAATAGCATTCGGCTCTAGTAGTCTCGAGGCCTCTTCAATACTGCCATCGGTAGAGTTGTTATCGACCAGAATGATCTCGAGGTTTTCGTAGCTCTGCACCAGACAGCTCTTGATACACGGCACCAACCGTGCACCGGCGTTGTAACTGGGAATAATTATTGAGACGAGTGGTTTCACGCTAACTCTCTATACAAGACTGGCGCCGCTTACCCAGGCGGCGGCACTTTATTAATGGACTATTGATCGGAGAGTCCGAGGTAACAGAGATACTCACTGCGCAGGCGGGCATTTAACTCATTTGCCTGCCGCTTTAGCTGCTGCTCCGGCACCGGCACACTCTCATCGACACCGATCAAGGTAAGCACCCTTCGCGACTCGCCCTCGTAGTCGGCTACCAGCTCTTCATAGCAGATCGACTCATAGCTGAGTTTGTGACGTTGTAAAAACTCAATCCACATGCGCTCTTGCCAGACCATCCATTTCAGCTCGTTGGTAATCGCAATCGGATCGAAGAGCACTTCCACATCTCTGGTCGAATTCTGCCCATTGCTATCGTGCGTAACCATCCACTCATCGGTCTTCATGGCGATAAAGTTTGAGATTGCCTGAGAGAGCTTATCCCGGCGATAGAGACGAATCAGAACATCCATCTCCTGCAGAAAGTCTAATCCCTCCTGGATTATCACCTTATCCTTGTTACTAAAGACATCTGCAAACTGATCCCAATGAAGTTTGAGACCGAAGGTACCGTTGGCCGAGGTTCTGCGCCGCTCAAGCTCCTGCAGGTACGATTTTATTACCACATCTTTGATGCTATTGATGTTGGCATAGGCGCGGATATTTCTGATATTCAGATACTCATCGGGCGCGCCCGCCAATCCAGTCCGCTCCATCATCTTGCTCAGCAGCCAACTACCCGAGCGGGGTACCGTCAGCAATGCAAAGCGATGGCTTGTCTCCACCCCTGTATTCAGGTCGTGCGATGCTGACATCGCCTCAACAATCTTTTTATCTGTGGTATCCGACATCGCAATATTTCTCGAAGAGAACGTTATAGCTGTGGAGCAGCCGCACCAATGTAGTCGACGTACTCCTGCTTCAGACGCTCATTCAACTCATTCGCCTGTTTCTTCGTAGCAGG harbors:
- a CDS encoding diguanylate cyclase domain-containing protein; its protein translation is MRHLLLGFTIIVVLVAAEFLLDFYHADELQERIELIVDTHNNKVRRVHDLRNIVRERVITLNTMLIEPDPFRVEELYIDFLNLGNRYVLKRRELESHIEHDDEHRRLVRLRALTVEGTPIIETAVELARKGEQAAATQLLLEQVMPLQERVMAQSDLLVDYYTGLVSKQSQDAQQVQHGWRENVVWLGGGVLVMILAIAIYVLRRISSDRRVLLHEIDERIEIEQDLQNARDTLERAVELRTRELREKSELLSEAQKISRLGHWEWIVPTGALRWSDEIFRMFGVDAEQIEPSYELFLESVHPDDRDEVVAAVEAAVAGTADYSIDHRILQPDGQVRMVHERGVVYRDSAGLALRMLGTVLDITERKAMEERLRFSASVFQNAGDGVMISDRNNRILDVNEAFTRITGYELEDVLGEDPKILQSGQHDNAFYQLLWSNLETHGEWQGEIWDRNKEGEVIPLNMTINVVKDERDRLSNYVALFRDISAAKANEQSLWHDAHHDALTDLPNRSLLYARLQMAVAQSDRNKEPMAVLLIDLDGFKEVNDTLDHDAGDDLLVHVARMLKGSVRENDTVARYAGDEFVVILQGGAGREVVERLAISMLKAISSPVTGSRYFCESLFWASKPKQTAKT
- a CDS encoding tetratricopeptide repeat protein, producing MRYLLLLGLLLTSFAHAGGEPEFQIEQLQRQAIAGDAYAQLNLGAAFDNGFGVRRDHEQAFYWYRAAAEQGVAEAQFNLGHLYASGLGVPQSYRTAAEWLERAAEQGVVDAAYLLGVIHRDGLGVEPDFGVAHRWFSQAARGGQSDAVRALQALKVK
- a CDS encoding rRNA large subunit pseudouridine synthase E yields the protein MLILLNKPYGVLTQFTDREGRETLADYVDLKGVYPAGRLDRDSEGLLLLTDDGPLQAEISHPKYKKPKCYWVQVEGDVDAAALEQLRQGVLLKDGKTRPAKAEHIEEPELWPRNPPVRFRKEIPTSWLALTITEGRNRQVRRMTAAVGFPTLRLVRYSIGDWTLNGLAPGQWREIDSPPRAKRKPNPNPRRPMAQRGRRRTNRGRTA
- a CDS encoding DUF2384 domain-containing protein gives rise to the protein MSSTAAEISVDLTHTVMRILSEWKVDPADQVKLLGLPEKTKPRALKRYTESTPLPEQGDSMARITHLIAIQQYLSVMFSYNPVLGDMWVTTPSERFNNQSPLEVMIVGGIDGMERVRNHMEGVPEW
- a CDS encoding HAD family hydrolase; translated protein: MALISNASTAEVAAWSESPLAPHFDAVLFSCESGHAKPDAQIYHLASERLGVAAAQCLFVGDGGSDEHRGAAAVGMRPVLTTQYLGRSYTTEAVEQRRQHVDYEVASVAELPGLLLSA
- a CDS encoding YchJ family protein, producing the protein MSEACPCGSGQPYERCCGPIIEGQREAESAEALMRSRYTAYTRGDSHYLLKSWHPDTRPEQLDLTSEPQPRWLGLKIVRTEAGTINDQEGRVEFIARYKSSGRAERLHEVSRFIKLAGQWLYRDGVLNQHN
- a CDS encoding polysaccharide pyruvyl transferase family protein, with protein sequence MLSVDLATSGVLSGVEGEVEVAYFCTEQTVQYTYSGGEHRYELYESVDQLVEFDRVIFWGDFLHWITYANSDFYRRSRRRDPEKSYSEILDQWYKLLLLEGAPLELKRRVVCFGGTIYGLREEQLSNRRYHEALSSLYRESTLVLMRDVFSAGFVSQLTQKPVMTFGCDCALFYENVTNLPYQANPELPENYALCSFGRSGAKQLSKVFAKHLARLAGVQLIDLAWFGKPMGVEALHNRLSVIKRAKFVVTDIYHVSVNSLREGVPVLCIGKGGGRVDGSLSDKKKEVFFRQHLASDYYIYLEELHEAVRRDEDFSKFCDSYFKLIEKGALFESLHQRLIAHREQVRSTLLGALNGD
- a CDS encoding glycosyltransferase family 2 protein, producing the protein MKPLVSIIIPSYNAGARLVPCIKSCLVQSYENLEIILVDNNSTDGSIEEASRLLEPNAIRSKIVRCTEQGSMPSRVMGFEHSEGEFIQLLDADDELLPEKIAVQMAQFEVSVGVDVIYGDWEWRFLRDDGSYSALHFKSDNYSDYLLRLLANEWRPPICFLTRRKVMAAVYPEYIKHKIKINEDRLSISLVAAVGAVFRYAPGAVSIYNNWSSGQETKNISQDEMAAANRDIFTAVAEHLDQSRIEMSAMHRTLLNLSWNLVELGEVDIEKDGETFFVRLEKGAERVELSAAEKNLIVALGGCQGGQTMEAYSYLLLRRLIRMIAPRGDEEFGRVMAKLSAVLGLASGVDGRGRDGCEGFESQVLANSNLKQLLAGPLYMPILTKERMRVVEIMGRLLSIGVLVESARGE
- a CDS encoding Stf0 family sulfotransferase codes for the protein MSDTTDKKIVEAMSASHDLNTGVETSHRFALLTVPRSGSWLLSKMMERTGLAGAPDEYLNIRNIRAYANINSIKDVVIKSYLQELERRRTSANGTFGLKLHWDQFADVFSNKDKVIIQEGLDFLQEMDVLIRLYRRDKLSQAISNFIAMKTDEWMVTHDSNGQNSTRDVEVLFDPIAITNELKWMVWQERMWIEFLQRHKLSYESICYEELVADYEGESRRVLTLIGVDESVPVPEQQLKRQANELNARLRSEYLCYLGLSDQ